In one Brevibacterium sp. CBA3109 genomic region, the following are encoded:
- a CDS encoding DUF3090 family protein: MAALYDHPTPERFVVGTIGLPGERTFLLQAKSGTTLTTVVVEKEQVEVLADRVTELLDMVMVKDPVARVSQSAIDERIDNAGLNVPIEPEFRVGTMSLGWDTVAHELVVECFELTEEDAQTGTSAEPDDDEVDREVLRIVLDAAGSREFARRADQVVSAGRGNCPFCSLPLEPEGHLCPRANGIART; the protein is encoded by the coding sequence ATGGCAGCTTTGTACGACCACCCCACCCCAGAGCGATTCGTCGTCGGCACGATCGGTCTGCCGGGTGAGCGAACGTTTCTCCTGCAAGCGAAATCTGGAACCACGCTGACCACAGTGGTGGTGGAGAAGGAACAGGTTGAGGTCCTCGCTGATCGCGTCACCGAGCTCCTCGACATGGTCATGGTCAAGGATCCCGTTGCGCGAGTGTCCCAGTCTGCGATCGACGAACGCATCGACAACGCCGGACTCAACGTTCCGATCGAGCCCGAATTCCGGGTCGGGACCATGAGCCTGGGCTGGGACACTGTCGCCCATGAACTCGTGGTCGAATGCTTCGAACTCACCGAGGAGGATGCTCAGACGGGCACGTCAGCAGAGCCTGATGACGATGAAGTCGACCGGGAGGTACTGCGCATCGTTCTCGACGCCGCCGGCTCCCGCGAGTTCGCCCGCCGGGCCGACCAGGTCGTCTCCGCTGGTCGTGGCAACTGCCCCTTCTGCTCGCTGCCGTTGGAGCCCGAAGGGCACCTGTGCCCCCGTGCCAACGGCATAGCGCGCACCTGA
- a CDS encoding aldo/keto reductase: protein MKHQRLGNTGLEVSDVGLGTFEWGHRVDTTVAQRLVDEYVDAGGNLIELPSSGVHAAQALSALSLPEQIVLVGRVGVSMSESSRIEVGLGRARILDQVDALLSATGRSHIDVLILDVFDADVDRAETASAIDTLLTVGKIRYVGVSHHAGWELAEMRGAGVPIACAIAEYSLLNREAEHDLLPAANYAGVGLIAGAGLGRGVLSDKYRRGTPQDSRFAAGELTDYVGAYLDERSTRVLAGVRKAAAALGVTTTDIALAFNRHQGIASSLVSARTPEQLIQVVGSEVELEPEIAEVLDQIS, encoded by the coding sequence ATGAAGCACCAACGCCTCGGCAACACCGGTCTTGAAGTCAGCGATGTGGGTCTCGGCACATTTGAGTGGGGGCACCGGGTCGACACCACAGTCGCACAGCGTCTCGTCGACGAGTACGTCGACGCTGGTGGGAACCTCATAGAGCTTCCCAGTTCGGGAGTGCACGCGGCTCAGGCGCTGTCTGCGCTGAGTCTTCCTGAGCAGATCGTGTTGGTTGGCCGAGTGGGCGTGTCCATGAGTGAGTCATCCCGCATCGAAGTGGGTCTGGGCCGGGCTCGGATTCTCGATCAGGTTGATGCTCTGCTGAGTGCCACCGGACGTTCCCATATTGACGTGCTCATCCTCGATGTCTTCGATGCTGACGTGGACAGGGCGGAGACTGCCTCGGCAATCGATACCCTGCTGACAGTGGGCAAGATCCGGTACGTCGGCGTCTCCCACCATGCTGGCTGGGAGCTCGCGGAGATGCGCGGAGCGGGTGTGCCGATCGCCTGCGCCATCGCCGAATACTCCCTGCTCAACAGGGAGGCAGAGCACGATCTGCTTCCCGCCGCGAACTACGCAGGCGTGGGACTCATCGCTGGTGCCGGCCTGGGCAGGGGAGTGCTGAGCGACAAATATCGGCGCGGAACCCCGCAGGACTCACGCTTCGCCGCAGGTGAACTCACCGACTATGTCGGTGCCTACCTCGACGAACGATCGACTCGGGTGCTGGCAGGGGTCCGCAAGGCCGCGGCAGCACTGGGCGTGACCACTACGGACATCGCGTTGGCATTCAACAGGCACCAGGGAATCGCGTCGTCATTGGTCTCTGCTCGCACCCCTGAACAGCTGATTCAGGTGGTCGGCAGCGAAGTCGAACTCGAACCCGAGATCGCCGAGGTGCTCGACCAGATCTCGTGA
- a CDS encoding undecaprenyl-diphosphate phosphatase, which produces MYDWLVAAVLGIVQALTEFLPISSSAHVRIVGEFMLPGQDPGAFFTAIIQIGTEAAVVVYFWRDIVSIISKWCKALVGKHDRKDPEVRLGWLIIVGSIPIVILGLLFQDAIEGALRSLWLTATMLIVFGLIIGLADWVGKKERTLDDMSWAQGIIYGLAQALALIPGVSRSGGTIMAGRFMGFDRPSAARYSFLLAIPAVLGSGFYSVFQTLGSTDMVIGWGPTILATIIAFGLGLLVIHWFLGYVKTKSFAIFVWYRVALGIVLYILLGTGVLAAT; this is translated from the coding sequence ATGTACGACTGGCTGGTCGCAGCTGTGCTTGGCATCGTTCAGGCACTGACAGAGTTTCTGCCGATCTCGTCCTCGGCGCATGTGCGCATCGTCGGTGAGTTCATGTTGCCGGGCCAGGATCCGGGCGCGTTCTTCACTGCGATCATCCAGATCGGCACCGAGGCGGCTGTCGTCGTGTACTTCTGGCGCGACATCGTCTCCATCATCTCCAAATGGTGCAAGGCGCTGGTCGGCAAACACGACCGCAAAGACCCTGAAGTTCGGCTCGGCTGGCTGATCATCGTCGGTTCGATTCCGATCGTCATCCTCGGTCTGCTGTTTCAGGACGCCATTGAGGGTGCCCTCCGCAGTCTGTGGCTCACCGCAACGATGCTCATCGTCTTCGGCCTCATCATCGGCCTCGCAGACTGGGTGGGCAAAAAGGAACGCACCCTCGACGATATGAGCTGGGCGCAGGGCATCATCTATGGCCTCGCCCAGGCACTGGCACTCATCCCCGGTGTCTCACGCTCTGGTGGCACGATCATGGCCGGGCGGTTCATGGGCTTCGACCGTCCTTCCGCTGCCCGCTACTCGTTCCTGCTCGCCATTCCAGCAGTCTTGGGATCGGGCTTCTACAGTGTTTTTCAGACGCTCGGCAGCACAGACATGGTCATCGGCTGGGGACCTACGATCCTGGCCACCATCATTGCCTTCGGACTCGGACTCCTCGTCATCCACTGGTTCCTCGGCTACGTGAAGACCAAGTCGTTCGCGATCTTCGTCTGGTACCGCGTGGCGTTGGGCATCGTGCTCTACATCCTGCTCGGGACGGGAGTCCTCGCAGCCACCTGA
- a CDS encoding histidine phosphatase family protein, which translates to MPVIVLLRHGVSSANTAGILAGRAPGVSLTDQGVSALRNTLRMLPQQRFSRLLHSPLLRCEQTALIAASTIAADSVAAVDDLIELDYGEWTGRSLKELGGEELWKTVLERASQAHFPGGESIAEAADRAVSRVRTVVDELRTEERNEEEQRNRSGDDHEGKASRWAMLVSHGDIIKAIIADALGMPLDDFQRISVAPGSFTVIDFSGPQPVLTAMSVTAAGLSEGSTPGGGGLR; encoded by the coding sequence ATGCCCGTCATCGTTCTCCTTCGGCACGGCGTCTCCAGCGCGAATACGGCAGGAATCCTCGCCGGACGCGCTCCCGGCGTGTCGCTGACCGATCAGGGTGTCAGTGCCCTTCGCAACACCCTTCGGATGCTCCCGCAGCAGCGTTTTTCCCGTCTGCTGCATTCGCCGCTCCTGCGATGCGAGCAGACGGCACTGATCGCAGCGTCAACGATTGCCGCTGATTCTGTTGCAGCCGTGGATGACCTGATCGAACTCGACTATGGCGAATGGACCGGGCGCAGCCTGAAGGAACTCGGCGGTGAAGAGCTGTGGAAAACCGTCCTCGAACGCGCGTCGCAAGCGCATTTCCCTGGTGGGGAATCCATCGCCGAGGCAGCCGACCGTGCCGTGTCGCGTGTGAGAACCGTTGTCGACGAGCTCCGCACAGAGGAACGGAACGAAGAAGAACAGCGAAACCGGAGCGGCGATGATCATGAGGGCAAGGCCAGTCGCTGGGCGATGCTCGTCTCACACGGAGATATCATCAAGGCGATCATTGCCGATGCGCTGGGCATGCCTCTTGATGATTTTCAGCGAATCAGCGTTGCTCCGGGCTCGTTCACTGTTATCGACTTCTCGGGGCCACAGCCAGTGCTGACAGCGATGTCGGTCACCGCAGCCGGTCTCTCAGAGGGAAGCACGCCCGGTGGTGGCGGGCTCCGCTGA
- a CDS encoding DUF5703 family protein has translation MKRQRPSMTYEFRKVSFSRETPRSVSLQELNDEAEYGKWELARTRISVGGTKTVWLRRKIMPLTSSR, from the coding sequence ATGAAACGTCAGCGTCCCAGCATGACCTATGAGTTCCGCAAGGTCTCGTTCTCCAGAGAAACACCACGATCTGTCAGTCTGCAGGAACTCAATGATGAGGCGGAGTACGGCAAATGGGAGCTGGCCCGGACCCGGATCTCTGTGGGAGGCACCAAGACCGTGTGGCTGCGCCGCAAGATCATGCCTCTGACGTCAAGCAGATGA
- a CDS encoding DMT family transporter codes for MKSPAPLLPVLVAGLVTIVAGGAMSLQGRANGLLGPILGHSVFAALVSFIIGLTLAGTTLLCSPRSRTGALNLIRLVRTHAMPWWMMLGGLSGGLVVIAQASTVPIMGVAMFTMAFVSGQVTGGLVVDSTRLPPGGKQRLTFFRAFGVLIVIAALIYGASERLTMGVPLWALLLPFVSGALTSVQQAFNGRIKAATGSVIVATTVNFAVGFLALLVAAGVIMFSGVTWAGFPTEPTQWWMLLGGAFGVTFIGLTALTVAKLGVLLLSLFSLFGNLVGALLLDLLLPTPGSLVSTTTVISAAMVLLGIAMTIMPSSGNRPGPSPRT; via the coding sequence GTGAAATCCCCCGCCCCACTCCTCCCTGTCCTCGTCGCCGGCCTCGTCACCATCGTGGCCGGCGGTGCCATGTCGCTCCAAGGACGCGCCAACGGCCTGCTCGGTCCGATCCTGGGCCACTCTGTCTTCGCCGCGCTCGTCTCGTTCATAATCGGACTCACCCTCGCGGGCACGACACTGCTGTGCTCCCCCCGCTCTCGGACCGGTGCTCTGAATCTGATCCGGCTGGTCCGCACCCACGCGATGCCCTGGTGGATGATGCTCGGTGGTCTCAGCGGTGGCCTCGTCGTCATCGCTCAGGCCTCGACCGTACCGATCATGGGCGTCGCGATGTTCACCATGGCGTTCGTCTCCGGCCAGGTGACCGGTGGTCTCGTCGTCGACTCCACACGCCTGCCACCGGGCGGGAAGCAACGTCTGACATTCTTTCGGGCCTTCGGCGTCCTCATCGTCATTGCAGCCCTGATCTACGGGGCCTCGGAGAGACTCACCATGGGAGTCCCGCTCTGGGCCCTGCTGCTGCCCTTCGTCTCGGGTGCGCTGACCTCGGTCCAACAGGCATTCAACGGACGGATCAAAGCCGCCACAGGCTCGGTCATCGTCGCCACCACCGTGAACTTCGCCGTCGGTTTCCTCGCCCTGCTCGTGGCTGCCGGGGTCATCATGTTCTCCGGAGTGACCTGGGCCGGCTTCCCGACGGAACCCACTCAGTGGTGGATGCTGCTGGGCGGGGCCTTCGGGGTGACCTTCATCGGTCTGACCGCGCTGACCGTGGCGAAGCTCGGCGTGCTGCTGCTCAGCCTGTTCTCTCTGTTCGGAAATCTCGTCGGTGCACTCCTGCTCGATCTCCTGCTGCCCACGCCCGGTTCCCTGGTGAGCACCACGACGGTCATCAGCGCCGCCATGGTGCTCCTCGGAATCGCGATGACGATTATGCCTTCATCAGGAAATCGCCCAGGACCCTCGCCCCGAACTTGA
- a CDS encoding M20/M25/M40 family metallo-hydrolase has protein sequence MYDFSAAEAEVTSLCQQLIRIDTQNWGGNKVNPERPAADLIAGWFDEVGLTSTIIESEPGRASLVARIKGTDPEADALVVHGHTDVVPAAAEDWSVDPFAGVIKDEMLWGRGAVDMKDMDAMIIAAVRDMLRQGLRPRRDLIIAFFADEEAGGTYGARYVVRNHPELFSGATEAISEVGGYSVDVRGQRVYLVQTAEKGLAWLNLIAHGTAGHGSQRNDDNPVTRLAAAIARIGEYPWPQEIPVATRQLLEGVAEITGIEFRADTIGDLLAELGSVEKFVAPTLQNTSNPSFLNAGYKHNVIPGTATAFVDCRTLPGQHEDVMLKIKELAGEGIDIEANDEGDALEAPFDTPLVAQMCTSLLDDDPTAKVLPYTLSGGTDNKSMAELGITGYGFAPLQLTGDLDFPAMFHGVDERVPISALKFGARVLGDFLMKA, from the coding sequence GTGTACGATTTCAGCGCCGCCGAGGCCGAGGTCACTTCACTGTGCCAGCAGCTCATTCGCATCGACACACAGAACTGGGGAGGCAACAAGGTCAACCCCGAACGGCCGGCTGCGGATCTCATTGCCGGCTGGTTCGATGAGGTGGGACTGACGTCCACGATCATCGAATCCGAACCCGGCCGTGCCTCCCTGGTCGCCCGGATCAAAGGAACTGATCCCGAGGCAGACGCGCTCGTCGTTCACGGCCACACCGATGTGGTTCCGGCGGCAGCCGAGGACTGGAGCGTCGACCCCTTCGCTGGTGTCATCAAGGACGAGATGCTCTGGGGCCGTGGAGCCGTCGATATGAAGGACATGGACGCGATGATCATCGCCGCCGTGCGCGACATGCTCCGCCAGGGTCTGCGCCCACGTCGAGACCTCATCATCGCCTTCTTCGCCGATGAGGAAGCCGGCGGCACCTACGGCGCCCGCTACGTGGTCCGCAACCACCCGGAGCTCTTCTCCGGAGCCACGGAGGCGATCTCCGAGGTCGGCGGGTATTCCGTCGACGTCCGCGGTCAGCGCGTGTACCTCGTCCAGACGGCAGAGAAGGGCCTTGCCTGGCTCAACCTCATCGCCCACGGCACGGCGGGACACGGCTCCCAGCGCAACGACGACAACCCTGTCACCCGGCTCGCCGCCGCCATCGCCCGCATCGGCGAATATCCATGGCCGCAGGAGATCCCGGTCGCGACCCGACAGCTCCTTGAAGGAGTTGCGGAGATCACCGGTATCGAATTCCGGGCCGATACGATCGGGGACCTCCTGGCCGAACTCGGCTCGGTTGAGAAGTTTGTAGCACCGACCCTGCAGAACACCTCGAACCCGTCATTCCTCAACGCCGGCTACAAGCACAACGTCATCCCGGGCACGGCCACGGCATTCGTCGACTGCCGTACCCTTCCAGGTCAGCACGAGGACGTGATGCTCAAAATCAAGGAACTCGCGGGTGAGGGCATCGACATCGAGGCCAACGACGAAGGAGACGCTTTGGAAGCGCCCTTCGACACGCCACTCGTCGCGCAGATGTGCACAAGTCTGCTCGATGACGATCCCACAGCGAAGGTGCTGCCGTACACGTTGTCGGGCGGCACAGACAACAAGTCCATGGCCGAGCTGGGCATCACCGGCTACGGATTCGCGCCGCTGCAGCTGACGGGGGACCTCGACTTCCCTGCGATGTTCCACGGCGTCGACGAACGAGTGCCGATCTCCGCGCTCAAGTTCGGGGCGAGGGTCCTGGGCGATTTCCTGATGAAGGCATAA
- a CDS encoding MaoC family dehydratase, producing the protein MMAKESMLPLYAKAVLKALPLGTRTSPDLPDRALDRSMPIEADAYAGFTTVIGAGLGNIVHPGYLHVLAFPLSMQLLSDPEVPLPMMGMVHIHNRIDSLRAVHVGDSVDFQVELAGPYQHSAGTTIEVIVEAKVEGALCMRETTTYLAKGKKLPNAESKPQAPREEFTAPTPSALWRLDPIIGQRYAHASGDYNPIHLNGLAAKGFGFPRLIAHGMYGASRALSAVDTRLESYRWDVSFAKPVLLPSTVGFAITDGHRHETAKFALFDLKSGKPHILSTVSDLAE; encoded by the coding sequence ATGATGGCGAAGGAATCGATGCTGCCCCTCTATGCGAAGGCCGTGCTCAAGGCACTGCCGCTGGGCACACGCACGAGCCCGGACCTGCCTGATCGCGCCTTGGATCGCAGCATGCCGATCGAGGCCGATGCCTACGCCGGTTTCACCACTGTCATCGGGGCCGGGCTGGGAAATATCGTCCACCCGGGCTACCTCCACGTCCTCGCATTCCCACTGAGCATGCAGCTGCTCAGCGATCCCGAGGTGCCACTGCCGATGATGGGCATGGTCCACATCCACAACAGGATCGACAGCCTCCGTGCCGTGCATGTCGGTGACAGTGTCGACTTCCAGGTGGAGCTGGCCGGTCCCTACCAGCATTCAGCAGGAACCACGATCGAGGTCATCGTTGAGGCGAAGGTTGAGGGTGCTCTGTGTATGCGGGAGACCACGACTTATCTGGCCAAGGGCAAAAAGCTGCCCAATGCGGAATCGAAACCACAGGCGCCGCGGGAGGAGTTCACGGCTCCCACCCCGAGCGCACTGTGGCGACTCGACCCGATCATCGGCCAGCGCTATGCCCACGCCTCGGGTGACTACAACCCGATCCACCTCAACGGGTTGGCAGCGAAGGGCTTCGGCTTCCCGCGCCTCATCGCCCACGGAATGTACGGTGCCTCCCGCGCCCTGTCCGCGGTCGATACGAGGCTGGAGTCGTATCGGTGGGATGTGTCGTTCGCGAAACCTGTGCTGCTGCCCTCGACCGTTGGCTTCGCCATCACCGATGGGCATCGGCACGAGACCGCGAAGTTCGCCCTCTTCGATCTCAAGTCCGGCAAACCGCACATCCTCTCCACGGTCTCAGACCTCGCCGAATGA
- a CDS encoding 3-oxoacyl-ACP reductase, with product MKDTYLGLVNGPLKQVAKTLGLPQPVELHRFGSTPADFRQKPVLVLGSGPEAQKLADLLLDNGLEVRRHASSGESLRAIIAVFDAATAPGDLSETVLEIGTALRSLVRCGRVITVSAAPNPTQQSPELAAATQGITGLTRSMAHEMRSGATANGILLDGVDVQAPSVSTALWFLLSGKSAYVSGQFITVSTQAGTPIGLQEFLSTGESGPLAGRTAVVTGAARGIGAAIARNLARDGAHLIGVDMPQAGQALAEVMNEVGGRSLQLDITTETAAEKIAEAVGGPVDILIHNAGITRDKMLANMDASRWDSVIAVNIASQARINAHLKAEDLFAEGAQVVSLASTSGIAGNRGQTNYATSKAGVIGLTAASAPDFGKRGGSINAVAPGFIETDMTAKMPALTRQVARRLSSLQQGGQPVDVAEAIGFLASAGARGINGSTLRVCGQNMVGA from the coding sequence ATGAAAGACACCTACCTGGGCTTGGTCAACGGCCCACTGAAGCAGGTCGCGAAGACACTGGGCCTGCCGCAGCCAGTCGAACTCCACCGCTTCGGTTCGACCCCGGCGGACTTTCGTCAGAAACCTGTCCTCGTTCTCGGCTCCGGACCTGAGGCGCAGAAGCTGGCCGACCTGCTGTTGGACAACGGTCTCGAGGTTCGACGCCATGCCAGCTCGGGGGAGTCGCTGCGGGCCATCATCGCCGTCTTCGACGCAGCCACCGCGCCCGGTGACCTGTCAGAGACGGTGCTCGAGATCGGAACAGCGCTGCGATCGCTTGTCCGCTGCGGACGCGTCATCACAGTTTCCGCAGCCCCGAACCCGACGCAGCAGAGCCCCGAACTCGCCGCCGCGACTCAGGGGATCACCGGTCTGACACGTTCCATGGCTCATGAGATGCGCAGTGGGGCGACCGCCAACGGGATCCTCCTCGACGGCGTCGACGTGCAGGCCCCCTCTGTGTCCACTGCGCTGTGGTTCCTGCTCTCAGGCAAATCTGCCTATGTCTCGGGTCAGTTCATCACCGTCTCGACTCAGGCCGGCACCCCGATCGGGTTGCAGGAGTTCCTGTCGACCGGCGAATCCGGCCCGTTGGCAGGACGAACCGCTGTCGTCACCGGTGCCGCTCGCGGGATCGGTGCCGCGATTGCGCGCAACCTGGCCCGTGATGGTGCCCACCTCATCGGCGTCGATATGCCGCAGGCCGGACAGGCTCTGGCAGAGGTGATGAATGAGGTCGGAGGCAGATCCCTCCAACTCGACATCACCACAGAGACCGCGGCGGAGAAGATCGCCGAGGCGGTCGGAGGTCCGGTCGACATCCTCATCCACAATGCCGGAATCACCCGAGACAAGATGCTGGCGAATATGGATGCCTCCCGCTGGGATTCCGTCATTGCCGTCAACATCGCCTCCCAGGCCCGAATCAACGCCCATCTGAAGGCCGAGGATCTATTCGCCGAGGGCGCACAGGTCGTGTCACTGGCCTCGACCTCGGGCATCGCGGGCAACCGCGGGCAGACGAACTACGCAACCTCGAAGGCCGGGGTCATCGGACTCACCGCCGCCTCGGCGCCGGACTTCGGCAAGCGCGGAGGATCGATCAATGCGGTGGCTCCCGGTTTCATCGAAACCGACATGACAGCCAAGATGCCGGCATTGACCAGGCAGGTTGCACGCAGACTCTCCAGCCTTCAGCAGGGAGGACAGCCAGTCGACGTGGCCGAAGCCATCGGTTTCCTCGCCTCGGCGGGGGCCCGTGGGATCAACGGATCGACGCTGCGAGTGTGCGGTCAGAACATGGTGGGTGCATGA
- a CDS encoding acetyl-CoA C-acetyltransferase, protein MSTPTQRAVILGGNRIPFARSNKQYAKASNLDMLTSALDGLVARFGLAGESIGEVAGGAVLKHSKDFNLTREAVLGSALSPTTPAFDVGQACATGLETVVSLNNKINAGQLESGIASGVDSASDAPIVVNDSMREILLELSRAKTLTQRAKIAAQIRPAYLAPQAPSTAEPRTGMSMGEHQAITTAQWQITREAQDELALASHHNLARAWDEGFFDDLSTPYLGVSRDTNMRADSSAESLAKLSPVFGKKLSSPATMTAGNSTPLTDGASSVLLGSEDWANEHGFTPLARLVDAEAGAVDFVDGAEGLLMAPAYAVPRLLARNGLTFEDFDVFEIHEAFASTVLSHLAAWESEKFCRDKVGLDGALGSIDRTKLNPLGSSLAAGHPFAATGGRIIASTAKYLKLTGKKRSLVSICAAGGQGLTAIVEAA, encoded by the coding sequence ATGTCCACTCCCACTCAGCGTGCCGTCATTCTTGGCGGTAACCGCATTCCGTTCGCTCGCTCGAACAAGCAATACGCCAAAGCGAGCAATCTCGATATGCTCACGAGCGCCCTCGACGGACTCGTGGCTCGCTTCGGCCTGGCAGGTGAGAGCATCGGTGAAGTTGCCGGTGGTGCCGTCCTCAAGCACTCGAAGGACTTCAACCTCACTCGCGAGGCGGTCCTCGGTTCCGCCCTGTCGCCGACAACACCGGCGTTTGACGTCGGGCAGGCCTGTGCCACCGGTCTTGAGACCGTGGTCAGCCTCAACAACAAGATCAACGCCGGCCAACTCGAGTCGGGCATCGCTTCGGGCGTCGACTCCGCGTCGGATGCCCCCATCGTCGTCAATGATTCGATGCGTGAGATCCTGCTCGAACTCTCACGGGCAAAGACCCTCACCCAGCGGGCGAAGATCGCCGCGCAGATCCGACCGGCCTATCTGGCTCCCCAGGCGCCGTCGACGGCTGAGCCACGCACAGGCATGAGCATGGGCGAGCATCAGGCGATCACCACTGCCCAGTGGCAGATCACCCGTGAGGCTCAGGACGAACTGGCTCTGGCCTCCCACCACAACCTCGCCCGCGCCTGGGATGAGGGCTTCTTCGATGATCTATCGACGCCGTACCTCGGCGTCAGCCGCGACACCAACATGCGCGCGGACTCGTCCGCTGAATCTCTGGCTAAGCTCTCACCCGTGTTCGGCAAGAAGCTGAGCTCGCCGGCGACGATGACTGCCGGCAACTCGACACCGCTGACAGACGGAGCATCCTCTGTCCTCCTCGGCAGTGAGGACTGGGCCAACGAGCACGGCTTCACCCCTCTGGCCCGCCTCGTCGACGCCGAAGCCGGAGCGGTCGACTTCGTCGACGGAGCCGAGGGTCTGCTCATGGCCCCGGCCTACGCGGTCCCGCGCCTGCTGGCTCGCAACGGACTGACGTTTGAGGACTTCGACGTCTTCGAGATCCACGAGGCATTCGCCTCGACCGTGCTCAGCCACCTGGCGGCATGGGAGTCTGAGAAGTTCTGCCGTGACAAGGTCGGCCTCGACGGAGCACTGGGTTCCATTGATCGGACCAAGCTCAATCCGCTCGGATCAAGTCTCGCCGCCGGACACCCGTTCGCGGCGACCGGTGGGCGCATCATCGCCTCCACCGCTAAGTACCTCAAGCTCACCGGAAAGAAGAGATCGCTGGTCTCGATCTGCGCAGCAGGCGGCCAGGGACTCACCGCGATTGTGGAGGCAGCATGA
- a CDS encoding TetR/AcrR family transcriptional regulator, which translates to MKSLTDGRSTRWQQHRDDRRQDLLRAVRHVVDEYGDELSMEQISEYSGTTKSVLYRYFTDRAGLQAAMGEWAMDVISKSLDDATAASAQDALTKMIHAFVALAAESPNIYRFCDTAVNRFAPTETGGFFNSIAGLLADRLVLEGAQGQLWAAGAIGFVRAATENWLANPGRPDEFATAISQWLWASLPAKLGVHE; encoded by the coding sequence ATGAAATCGCTCACAGACGGTCGCTCCACTCGGTGGCAGCAGCATCGCGACGACAGGCGCCAGGACTTGCTGCGAGCCGTCAGGCATGTCGTCGACGAGTACGGTGACGAACTGTCGATGGAGCAGATCTCGGAGTATTCGGGCACGACGAAGTCGGTGCTCTACCGGTATTTCACGGATCGCGCCGGACTGCAGGCGGCAATGGGCGAATGGGCGATGGATGTCATATCCAAGTCACTCGATGACGCAACAGCTGCCTCGGCGCAGGATGCACTGACCAAGATGATCCATGCTTTCGTCGCGCTCGCCGCAGAATCGCCGAATATCTACCGATTCTGCGATACCGCAGTGAATCGGTTCGCACCGACGGAGACCGGCGGGTTCTTCAACTCGATCGCCGGCCTCCTCGCCGATCGGCTGGTCCTTGAGGGCGCTCAGGGACAGCTGTGGGCAGCGGGTGCAATCGGATTCGTGCGTGCCGCGACCGAGAACTGGCTGGCCAACCCTGGCCGCCCCGATGAATTCGCAACCGCAATCAGTCAATGGCTCTGGGCCTCACTGCCCGCAAAATTAGGAGTACACGAATGA